Proteins co-encoded in one Thamnophis elegans isolate rThaEle1 chromosome 1, rThaEle1.pri, whole genome shotgun sequence genomic window:
- the TSSC4 gene encoding protein TSSC4, whose translation MGDEGAGEPFVGIVTDAATDYEGILPSDTISLSDSDSEDFEFAGSAEVDAVSPEEPLHSDDVDSESNKSGDSLHNSQKSVVQPFHLKGMSSSFSQRSQNIFDCLEGAAKQAVPLTGEDNVIDTRFKRPLPPLSISNKTPAESFGRQREPIQSYKSSPPVPDYVAHPERWTKYSLENVAEYSDDTNKSVAMEFLSGLKKGRKEQSSTRPENYIPSFNQDASSSGAGRIIFSKPVKAGLDRSGKKRGASAEEKLEANIINTNQEASGRPLGNLDAQNKSDVVILDPSESKEKKKEDWEPLKLEERGARRANTGSPEVPEENVTTTVGFHGSQKRSRKHFRPKANDDDEEEEES comes from the coding sequence ATGGGAGACGAAGGTGCAGGTGAACCCTTTGTGGGTATTGTGACTGATGCGGCCACAGATTACGAAGGGATCCTTCCCTCAGATACAATTTCCCTGAGTGATTCAGATTCAGAAGATTTTGAGTTTGCAGGCAGTGCTGAAGTTGATGCTGTATCCCCTGAGGAGCCGCTTCATTCAGATGACGTGGATTCTGAATCAAATAAGAGTGGGGACTCTTTGCACAACAGCCAAAAATCAGTTGTTCAGCCCTTTCATTTGAAAGGCATGAGCTCAAGCTTTTCACAACGCAGCCAAAACATTTTTGATTGTCTGGAAGGAGCAGCCAAGCAGGCAGTGCCCTTGACGGGTGAAGACAATGTCATTGATACAAGGTTTAAACGCCCTCTGCCACCACTCAGTATTTCAAACAAGACGCCTGCGGAAAGCTTTGGAAGACAACGTGAGCCAATTCAGTCTTATAAAAGTTCCCCGCCAGTACCTGATTATGTGGCCCATCCAGAACGCTGGACCAAGTACAGTTTGGAGAATGTTGCAGAATATAGTGATGATACCAACAAATCAGTTGCTATGGAGTTCTTGAGTGGCTTGAAGAAGGGTAGAAAGGAACAAAGCTCAACACGTCCTGAAAATTATATACCATCTTTCAACCAGGATGCTTCTAGCTCTGGTGCAGGAAGAATTATCTTTAGCAAACCAGTAAAGGCAGGCTTAgacagatcaggaaaaaaaagaggagctTCAGCAGAGGAAAAGTTGGAGGCCAACATTATTAATACAAACCAAGAGGCCAGTGGAAGGCCTCTTGGTAACTTGGATGCCCAGAATAAAAGTGATGTAGTTATACTAGATCCCTcagaaagcaaagagaaaaaaaaggaagattgggAGCCGCTGAAATTGGAAGAACGAGGTGCTCGAAGAGCCAACACAGGTTCTCCAGAGGTGCCTGAAGAGAATGTGACAACAACCGTAGGATTTCACGGTAGCCAGAAAAGGAGTAGGAAACATTTCCGACCGAAagctaatgatgatgatgaagaagaagaagaatcctaA